A window of Apium graveolens cultivar Ventura chromosome 8, ASM990537v1, whole genome shotgun sequence contains these coding sequences:
- the LOC141680669 gene encoding uncharacterized protein LOC141680669 — MFENLKIQKDFAAVYHPQSNEHTEAINKIIKHTLKIKLEDCKGDWPWELPKVLWSYNTTPRSTTGEKPFMLTYDYEAMVSVEVEYRSLHISKLRYEDSEVTQQIQLDLLEEVKIASQVKLAAYQQRVSRFYNRKVKVRPLKIGDLVLRRVLPNTKITSHGVFGANWEGPYKVRAVLEEGTYYLEDLNGKPIPRVWNAEHLPKYFQ; from the coding sequence ATGTTTGAAAATTTGAAGATACAAAAAGATTTTGCCGCAGTATATCATCCCCAAAGCAACGAACATACGGAAGCTATCAATAAAATCATCAAACACACACTGAAGATTAAGTTAGAAGATTGTAAGGGAGATTGGCCATGGGAGCTCCCAAAGGTTTtgtggtcatacaacactacTCCTAGATCTACTACAGGAGAAAAACCTTTCATGCTGACATATGATTATGAAGCCATGGTATCGGTAGAAGTTGAATATAGGTCTCTCCACATAAGCAAATTACGCTATGAAGATAGTGAAGTTACGCAACAGATTCAATTAGACCTACTGGAAGAAGTCAAAATAGCTTCTCAAGTGAAATTGGCGGCGTATCAGCAACGAGTGTCCAGGTTTTATAATCGAAAGGTCAAAGTACGTCCATTGAAAATTGGCGACTTGGTATTGAGAAGGGTCTTGCCTAACACGAAGATAACTAGCCATGGAGTCTTcggagctaattgggaaggaccttATAAAGTCCGAGCAGTACTTGAGGAAGGAACATATTATCTCGAGGACTTGAACGGAAAGCCTATTCCTCGAGTTTGGAATGCGGAACATCTGCCGAAATATTTCCAGTAA